The following coding sequences lie in one Primulina huaijiensis isolate GDHJ02 chromosome 2, ASM1229523v2, whole genome shotgun sequence genomic window:
- the LOC140971567 gene encoding E3 ubiquitin-protein ligase CIP8-like, protein MAEALPDPDQSPIPNQLPSGSNSILPQYWCYQCNKRVSVEIVSDLADVVCYDCKNGFVESISISVSPISDDPTSGNPLVQVLRLIAQTALEDNAPPPPPSEPSEEDYLRIELDGWDNDDDEDDYDEQSVEVIHEDEVENRDNYPEDRSNDAENDLDEPRGEDQEDEMLRRRRELLGLRLRDFATRATNRRNRILDWAEILMGLEDHPFDLRLHVPESETYVGNPGDYVDAAGYEALLLNLADSDTGGRRGAPPAAKRVVERLESISIQKEQEKVMCSICKDYVNAGENAKKLPCGHLYHGECIITWLGSRNSCPVCRFELPTDDTEYEEERKRRIVAAGLRPVPSSSSGSGGSRPNAAFD, encoded by the coding sequence GCCGCAATACTGGTGCTATCAATGCAACAAGCGCGTGTCCGTTGAAATCGTTTCAGATCTCGCCGATGTCGTCTGCTACGATTGCAAGAACGGCTTCGTGGAATCCATTTCCATTTCCGTTTCCCCTATTTCCGATGACCCCACTTCCGGGAACCCGTTAGTTCAGGTCCTACGCCTCATCGCACAAACCGCGCTTGAGGACAACGCTCCACCTCCCCCGCCTTCGGAGCCATCGGAGGAAGACTATCTTCGCATCGAGCTCGATGGATGGGATAACGATGATGATGAAGACGACTATGACGAGCAATCAGTTGAAGTCATTCACGAGGACGAGGTGGAGAATCGAGATAACTACCCTGAAGATAGATCGAATGATGCGGAAAACGACTTGGATGAGCCGCGTGGCGAAGATCAAGAAGATGAAATGCTTAGAAGACGGCGAGAGTTACTTGGGCTGCGGCTTAGGGATTTTGCCACGCGAGCCACCAACCGGCGCAATAGAATTCTCGATTGGGCGGAGATTTTAATGGGACTGGAGGACCATCCATTTGATTTGAGATTACATGTTCCTGAATCCGAAACGTATGTAGGGAATCCTGGGGATTACGTGGATGCTGCTGGGTATGAAGCCTTGCTGCTGAATCTAGCGGACAGTGATACCGGAGGGAGGCGTGGGGCACCGCCAGCTGCAAAACGGGTGGTCGAAAGATTAGAGAGTATATCGATTCAAAAGGAACAGGAAAAAGTTATGTGTTCTATATGTAAAGATTATGTGAATGCCGGTGAAAATGCTAAGAAATTGCCGTGTGGGCATTTGTATCATGGTGAGTGTATTATAACATGGTTGGGGTCGCGGAACTCGTGTCCTGTTTGTAGGTTTGAGTTGCCTACGGATGATACCGAGTATGAAGAGGAGAGGAAAAGGAGAATAGTGGCGGCTGGCCTAAGGCCTGTTCCATCAAGTTCTTCTGGCAGCGGTGGGAGTAGGCCTAATGCTGCCTTTGATTAA